The Anopheles merus strain MAF chromosome 2L, AmerM5.1, whole genome shotgun sequence genome has a segment encoding these proteins:
- the LOC121592209 gene encoding PX domain-containing protein kinase-like protein isoform X7: MALFEQTETTTKVTLDDTEACCCTIETAQTIDGHTEYVVRVQRGPYPENSWRILRRYNDFASLNKCLQISGIDLSFPGKKLIGNMRPDFIAERLNALQEYINQVLMNPILASSLPTKKFIDPDSYSTPFHDLALQYASMSLRTDGVYTLGQSLGPIGWRLRKHYFKVVHKPQGNKHSPGHSTTKHHLIKSSSQSHGKQHTTQVCVTTSTEKDYNSSTRDHSGRDDLILSWTEFGPDRYIDEKEIHTVLKNFGGVQHPYIVPIEHIASNDSGALVIRKFYKQGSLKDVLCSASPCNPFLSKYGSPKGRTPLPLKDLALYARQILEAIRFLHSKGMACGHVHCGNVIVVDGIAKLMDVENFIFGVPSFYRPFFVQHSKINTCEAIDVYGFGHLLYEMCMGYPLQDSYARQISDCPDSLKSLLESILSKDACKSSLPTLDQLTTHPFFGEYAGQFNDLYATTIAVQKPHLKFSTSAKEQLKLAVQKTENRVRDEQRSVKNQKRLVRVQEMMTSEEEKKKIKQKAKHEQKQAKLRAQNSLQLNNGPPTTGSAGITATVHLSSSTGGIVKSDSANSITSPQEALMSPPPHATDSGGSTSPQPPPSAPPIPGPLSSVPLFAADSDPSQAPGSSATAD; this comes from the exons ATGGCACTATTTGAGCAAACCGAAACCACAACGAAGGTTACGCTAGACGACACCGAAGCCTGCTGCTGTACGATCGAAACAGCACAAACCATCGACGGGCATACG GAGTATGTGGTGCGGGTACAGCGCGGCCCGTATCCGGAAAACAGCTGGCGCATACTGCGGCGCTACAATGACTTTGCCTCGCTCAACAAGTGTTTGCAAATTTCCGGGATCGATTTGTCATTCCCCGGCAAGAAGCTAATTG GTAATATGCGCCCAGATTTCATCGCTGAACGGTTGAACGCATTACAGGAGTATATAAATCAAGTACTAATGAATCCCATTTTGGCATCATCGTTACCAACCAAAAAGTTCATCGATCCGGACAGTTACTCGACGCCGTTCCATG ATTTGGCCCTACAGTATGCGTCGATGAGCCTGCGCACCGATGGCGTGTACACGCTCGGCCAGTCGCTCGGTCCGATCGGATGGCGGCTACGCAAGCACTACTTCAAGGTGGTGCACAAACCGCAGGGCAACAAGCATTCGCCCGGCCATTCCACCACCAAGCACCATCTGATCAAGTCGAGCTCGCAGTCGCACGGCAAGCAGCACACGACGCAGGTGTGCGTGACTACCTCGACCGAGAAGGACTACAACAGCAGCACGCGGGACCACAGTGGGCGCGACGATCTGATCCTCAGCTGGACCGAGTTCGGGCCCGATCGGTACATCGACGAGAAGGAGATCCACACGGTGCTGAAAAACTTTGGCGGCGTGCAGCATCCGTACATCGTGCCGATCGAGCACATTGCGTCGAACGACAGTGGCGCGCTGGTGATACGCAAGTTCTACAAGCAGGGCAGCCTGAAGGATGTGCTGTGCTCGGCCAGCCCGTGCAATCCGTTCCTATCGAAGTATGGCAGCCCGAAGGGTCGGACGCCGCTGCCGCTGAAGGATTTGGCGCTGTACGCGCGGCAGATCCTGGAAGCGATTCGCTTCCTCCACTCGAAGGGTATGGCGTGCGGGCACGTGCACTGCGGCAACGTGATCGTGGTGGACGGTATCGCGAAGCTGATGGATGTGGAGAACTTCATCTTTGGCGTGCCCTCCTTCTATCGGCCGTTCTTCGTGCAGCACAGCAAGATCAACACGTGCGAAGCGATCGACGTGTACGGCTTTGGCCACCTGCTGTACGAGATGTGTATGGGGTACCCGTTGCAGGATTCGTACGCGCGCCAGATCAGCGATTGCCCAGATAGCTTAA AATCCTTGCTGGAGTCGATCCTGTCGAAGGACGCCTGCAAATCATCGCTGCCAACGCTGGACCAGCTGACAACGCACCCGTTCTTCGGCGAGTATGCGGGCCAGTTTAACGATTTGTATGCGACTACCATTGCTGTTCAGAAGCCACATCTAAAGTTCTCTACCAGCGCCAAAGAGCAGTTGAAGCTGGCGGTTCAAAAGACTGAGAATCGTGTCCGCGACGAACAGCGCTCCGTGAAGAACCAGAAGCGGCTGGTGCGGGTGCAAGAGATGATGACGTCcgaggaggagaagaagaaaatcaaacagaaaGCT AAACATGAGCAGAAACAGGCCAAGCTGCGTGCACAAAACTCTCTGCAGTTAAACAATGGGCCACCGACGACGGGTTCGGCTGGCATTACCGCAACGGTGCATCTGTCCAGCTCGACCGGCGGTATCGTCAAATCGGACAGCGCCAACAGCATTACCTCACCGCAGGAAGCATTGATGTCGCCGCCACCGCATGCGACGGACAGTGGCGGAAGCACATCGCCGCAGCCGCCCCCTTCTGCGCCACCGATTCCGGGACCACTGTCATCGGTGCCGCTGTTTGCAGCCGATTCCGACCCCAGCCAAGCACCCGGTTCCAGCGCCACAG CGGACTGA
- the LOC121592209 gene encoding PX domain-containing protein kinase-like protein isoform X6, with translation MALFEQTETTTKVTLDDTEACCCTIETAQTIDGHTEYVVRVQRGPYPENSWRILRRYNDFASLNKCLQISGIDLSFPGKKLIGNMRPDFIAERLNALQEYINQVLMNPILASSLPTKKFIDPDSYSTPFHDLALQYASMSLRTDGVYTLGQSLGPIGWRLRKHYFKVVHKPQGNKHSPGHSTTKHHLIKSSSQSHGKQHTTQVCVTTSTEKDYNSSTRDHSGRDDLILSWTEFGPDRYIDEKEIHTVLKNFGGVQHPYIVPIEHIASNDSGALVIRKFYKQGSLKDVLCSASPCNPFLSKYGSPKGRTPLPLKDLALYARQILEAIRFLHSKGMACGHVHCGNVIVVDGIAKLMDVENFIFGVPSFYRPFFVQHSKINTCEAIDVYGFGHLLYEMCMGYPLQDSYARQISDCPDSLKSLLESILSKDACKSSLPTLDQLTTHPFFGEYAGQFNDLYATTIAVQKPHLKFSTSAKEQLKLAVQKTENRVRDEQRSVKNQKRLVRVQEMMTSEEEKKKIKQKAKHEQKQAKLRAQNSLQLNNGPPTTGSAGITATVHLSSSTGGIVKSDSANSITSPQEALMSPPPHATDSGGSTSPQPPPSAPPIPGPLSSVPLFAADSDPSQAPGSSATGKQLAKSISGDEPTTGNRSALLQSICNFNKSGLKKVVSPTEAGGK, from the exons ATGGCACTATTTGAGCAAACCGAAACCACAACGAAGGTTACGCTAGACGACACCGAAGCCTGCTGCTGTACGATCGAAACAGCACAAACCATCGACGGGCATACG GAGTATGTGGTGCGGGTACAGCGCGGCCCGTATCCGGAAAACAGCTGGCGCATACTGCGGCGCTACAATGACTTTGCCTCGCTCAACAAGTGTTTGCAAATTTCCGGGATCGATTTGTCATTCCCCGGCAAGAAGCTAATTG GTAATATGCGCCCAGATTTCATCGCTGAACGGTTGAACGCATTACAGGAGTATATAAATCAAGTACTAATGAATCCCATTTTGGCATCATCGTTACCAACCAAAAAGTTCATCGATCCGGACAGTTACTCGACGCCGTTCCATG ATTTGGCCCTACAGTATGCGTCGATGAGCCTGCGCACCGATGGCGTGTACACGCTCGGCCAGTCGCTCGGTCCGATCGGATGGCGGCTACGCAAGCACTACTTCAAGGTGGTGCACAAACCGCAGGGCAACAAGCATTCGCCCGGCCATTCCACCACCAAGCACCATCTGATCAAGTCGAGCTCGCAGTCGCACGGCAAGCAGCACACGACGCAGGTGTGCGTGACTACCTCGACCGAGAAGGACTACAACAGCAGCACGCGGGACCACAGTGGGCGCGACGATCTGATCCTCAGCTGGACCGAGTTCGGGCCCGATCGGTACATCGACGAGAAGGAGATCCACACGGTGCTGAAAAACTTTGGCGGCGTGCAGCATCCGTACATCGTGCCGATCGAGCACATTGCGTCGAACGACAGTGGCGCGCTGGTGATACGCAAGTTCTACAAGCAGGGCAGCCTGAAGGATGTGCTGTGCTCGGCCAGCCCGTGCAATCCGTTCCTATCGAAGTATGGCAGCCCGAAGGGTCGGACGCCGCTGCCGCTGAAGGATTTGGCGCTGTACGCGCGGCAGATCCTGGAAGCGATTCGCTTCCTCCACTCGAAGGGTATGGCGTGCGGGCACGTGCACTGCGGCAACGTGATCGTGGTGGACGGTATCGCGAAGCTGATGGATGTGGAGAACTTCATCTTTGGCGTGCCCTCCTTCTATCGGCCGTTCTTCGTGCAGCACAGCAAGATCAACACGTGCGAAGCGATCGACGTGTACGGCTTTGGCCACCTGCTGTACGAGATGTGTATGGGGTACCCGTTGCAGGATTCGTACGCGCGCCAGATCAGCGATTGCCCAGATAGCTTAA AATCCTTGCTGGAGTCGATCCTGTCGAAGGACGCCTGCAAATCATCGCTGCCAACGCTGGACCAGCTGACAACGCACCCGTTCTTCGGCGAGTATGCGGGCCAGTTTAACGATTTGTATGCGACTACCATTGCTGTTCAGAAGCCACATCTAAAGTTCTCTACCAGCGCCAAAGAGCAGTTGAAGCTGGCGGTTCAAAAGACTGAGAATCGTGTCCGCGACGAACAGCGCTCCGTGAAGAACCAGAAGCGGCTGGTGCGGGTGCAAGAGATGATGACGTCcgaggaggagaagaagaaaatcaaacagaaaGCT AAACATGAGCAGAAACAGGCCAAGCTGCGTGCACAAAACTCTCTGCAGTTAAACAATGGGCCACCGACGACGGGTTCGGCTGGCATTACCGCAACGGTGCATCTGTCCAGCTCGACCGGCGGTATCGTCAAATCGGACAGCGCCAACAGCATTACCTCACCGCAGGAAGCATTGATGTCGCCGCCACCGCATGCGACGGACAGTGGCGGAAGCACATCGCCGCAGCCGCCCCCTTCTGCGCCACCGATTCCGGGACCACTGTCATCGGTGCCGCTGTTTGCAGCCGATTCCGACCCCAGCCAAGCACCCGGTTCCAGCGCCACAGGTAAGCAGCTCGCGAAGTCAATTTCCGGCGACGAGCCTACTACCGGTAACCGCAGCGCACTGCTCCAATCGATTTGTAATTTTAACAAAAGCGGACTGAAAAAGGTCGTTAGTCCAACCGAGGCGGGCGGTAAATAG
- the LOC121592249 gene encoding nucleoporin seh1-like, whose translation MFETQIIHTEHKDVIHDVAYDYYGQRMATCSSDQYVKVWDQNEQGVWSVTASWKSHSGSVWRLSWAHPEFGQVLATSSFDRTVSVWEETVGEKTNPAMPPLKRWVRRTNLVDSRTSVTDVKFAPKSQGLMLAACSADGIIRIYEAPDIMNLSQWTLSHEISVKIPLSCLTWNPSMFRLHPPMIAAGSDDSSQSTGGKVFIFEYSENARRWAKTETINSITEPVHDIAFAPNVGRSYHILAVASKDVQIFNLKPILDPTANSRLEIQAAAQFGDHYCTVWRVTWNITGTMLASTGDDGCVRMWKMNYLKNWRCAAVLKAENSESAPETSVTASLKSSIVNATAKYYKRGTISHPGRFHGISRHAGDFRRRRRRRGGVVRKADESLRLRYEWKCVLLNKCYKPIVRIINIQQTTNSIRFGVFTLGSLGRSDDVL comes from the exons ATGTTTGAAACACAAATCATCCACACCGAGCACAAGGACGTGATACACGATGTGGCCTACGATTACTATGGCCAGCGGATGGCGACCTGCAGCAGCGACCAGTACGTGAAG GTGTGGGACCAGAACGAGCAGGGCGTGTGGAGCGTAACGGCCAGCTGGAAATCACACTCCGGCTCGGTGTGGCGCCTGTCCTGGGCGCATCCCGAGTTCGGGCAGGTGCTGGCGACCAGCTCGTTCGACCGCACCGTCTCGGTGTGGGAGGAGACGGTGGGCGAAAAGACAAATCCGGCCATGCCGCCGCTAAAGCGCTGGGTGCGCCGCACCAACCTGGTCGACTCGCGCACGAGCGTGACGGACGTGAAGTTTGCGCCCAAGTCGCAGGGCCTGATGCTGGCGGCCTGCTCGGCCGACGGCATCATCCGCATCTACGAGGCGCCGGACATTATGAACCTCTCCCAGTGGACGCTCTCGCACGAGATCAGCGTCAAGATACCGCTCAGCTGCCTCACGTGGAATCCGTCCATGTTCCGGCTGCACCCGCCAATGATTGCGGCCGGCAGTGACGACTCGTCGCAGAGCACCGGCGGCAAGGTGTTCATCTTCGAGTACAGCGAGAACGCGCGGCGCTGGGCCAAGACGGAGACGATCAACTCGATCACCGAGCCGGTGCACGATATTGCGTTCGCCCCGAACGTCGGCCGGAGCTACCACATCCTGGCGGTCGCTAGCAAGGATGTGCAAATTTTTAACCTCAAACCAATCCT CGATCCAACGGCAAACTCAAGACTGGAAATACAGGCGGCCGCCCAGTTCGGGGACCACTACTGTACGGTGTGGCGCGTTACGTGGAACATTACCGGCACCATGCTAGCCTCGACCGGTGATGATGGGTGTGTTCGGATGTGGAAAA TGAATTATTTGAAAAACTGGCGCTGCGCAGCGGTCCTCAAGGCAGAAAACTCCGAATCGGCCCCGGAAACGTCGGTGACCGCTTCTCTCAAGTCGAGCATAGTGAATGCAACGGCCAAGTACTACAAGCGAGGCACAATCAGCCATCCGGGCAGGTTCCACGGCATTAGCCGGCATGCTGGAGActtccgtcgtcgtcgtcgtcgtcgtggagGTGTGGTACGAAAGGCGGATGAAAGTTTGCGATTACGGTACGAATGGAAATGTGTTCTGTTAAATAAATGCTACAAACCTATTGTGAGAATAATAAAcattcaacaaacaacaaacagcattcGATTTGGAGTTTTTACGTTAGGTAGCTTGGGTCGTTCTGATGATGTTTTGTAA